Proteins encoded by one window of Aptenodytes patagonicus chromosome 9, bAptPat1.pri.cur, whole genome shotgun sequence:
- the LOC143164479 gene encoding uncharacterized protein LOC143164479 isoform X2: MGEVVQIVVFVMAFISCNALLDLSGVHQVKGTWMGSTTLPCTYMPSEGFTQQMLIWSMERDYSTSTIFRRDDSGDHVLLSRFRERVSVPKHSPGNASLLIENLEIPDSGHYTCQVIWRSKNNSLITKEVTTMVKVVKVAVTKPVIRAGELGLTVPAGARTSLTCVASGSPPISYRWFRSAPGGKALLLSSQAELAWDSVRPSDTGKYYCEAENRVRAGAVQQSDTVELTVRESPVTQQPSPETDRHSRPPLTPQGDAPQRVPTGAPRAPPPPHLYALAAALGGAALGALLAALLRWRRNKAEPLYEVAFHSTADVTRLETDVEVPVKCLHKDTNSKTETSNDAFAMKDNGRDSICIRKNPELWSCLASVSSRSAVLLLLTALKSQDQLKNKKPTCPTLSLRLFLECAFWLLLFASTDLL; this comes from the exons ATGGGAGAAGTTGTGCAGATAGTGGTGTTTGTGATGGCTTTCATCAGCTGCAACG CCCTCCTAGATCTGTCTGGTGTTCACCAGGTAAAGGGCACATGGATGGGATCCACCACTTTACCGTGTACCTACATGCCCTCAGAAGGTTTCACACAGCAAATGCTCATCTGGAGCATGGAGCGAGATTATAGCACCTCTACCATCTTTCGGAGGGATGATTCTGGTGACCATGTCTTGTTGTCTCGGTTCCGAGAGCGGGTCAGTGTGCCAAAGCATAGCCCAGGGAACGCCTCACTCCTAATCGAGAACCTTGAAATCCCTGACAGCGGACACTACACCTGTCAAGTCATCTGGAGGTCTAAAAATAACAGCTTGATAACAAAGGAGGTGACCACTATGGTTAAAGTTGTCAAAG TTGCAGTGACCAAGCCTGTCATCAGGGCCGGCGAGCTGGGGCTGACAGTCCCGGCAGGAGCCAGGACCAGCCTGACCTGTGTAGCCAGCGGGTCCCCCCCCATCAGCTACCGCTGGTTCAGGAGCGCCCCGGGAGGGAAAgccctgctcctgagcagccagGCCGAGCTGGCGTGGGACAGCGTGCGGCCCTCCGACACCGGGAAGTACTACTGTGAGGCAGAAAACAGGGTCAGGGCCGGGGCTGTGCAGCAGAGCGACACCGTTGAGCTGACAGTGAGAG AGTCCCCAGTCACACAGCAGCCCAGCCCTGAGACCGACAGGCACAGCAGACCCCCACTCACCCCCCAAGGCGATGCACCCCAGCGAGTGCCCACAG GTgccccgcgggccccgccgcccccgcacCTCTACGCTCTGGCGGCCGCGCTGGGCGGTGCCGCGCTCGGGGCGCTCCTGGCCGCGCTGCTGCGCTGGCGGCGGAACAAGGCGG aacctCTCTATGAAGTTGCTTT CCATAGCACTGCAGATGTCACAAGATTGGAGACTGATGTGGAAGTGCCTGTTAAGTGCCTACACAAGGATACAAATTCTAAGACTGAAACATCCAATGACGCTTTCGCCATGAAAGACAACGGCCGTGACAGCATATGCATCAGGAAAAATCCTGA GCTTTGGAGCTGTTTGGCCAGTGTGTCTTCTAGATCAGCCGTACTTCTGCTGCTGACTGCTCTAAAATCACAAGATCAGCTTAAAAATAAGAAGCCCACATGCCCTACATTAAGTTTAAGACTCTTCTTGGAATGTGCATTTTGGCTTCTCCTTTTTGCCAG CACTGATCTGCTCTGA
- the LOC143164479 gene encoding V-set and immunoglobulin domain-containing protein 4-like isoform X3, whose product MGEVVQIVVFVMAFISCNALLDLSGVHQVKGTWMGSTTLPCTYMPSEGFTQQMLIWSMERDYSTSTIFRRDDSGDHVLLSRFRERVSVPKHSPGNASLLIENLEIPDSGHYTCQVIWRSKNNSLITKEVTTMVKVVKVAVTKPVIRAGELGLTVPAGARTSLTCVASGSPPISYRWFRSAPGGKALLLSSQAELAWDSVRPSDTGKYYCEAENRVRAGAVQQSDTVELTVRVSPAESPVTQQPSPETDRHSRPPLTPQGDAPQRVPTGAPRAPPPPHLYALAAALGGAALGALLAALLRWRRNKAEPLYEVAFHSTADVTRLETDVEVPVKCLHKDTNSKTETSNDAFAMKDNGRDSICIRKNPDTDLL is encoded by the exons ATGGGAGAAGTTGTGCAGATAGTGGTGTTTGTGATGGCTTTCATCAGCTGCAACG CCCTCCTAGATCTGTCTGGTGTTCACCAGGTAAAGGGCACATGGATGGGATCCACCACTTTACCGTGTACCTACATGCCCTCAGAAGGTTTCACACAGCAAATGCTCATCTGGAGCATGGAGCGAGATTATAGCACCTCTACCATCTTTCGGAGGGATGATTCTGGTGACCATGTCTTGTTGTCTCGGTTCCGAGAGCGGGTCAGTGTGCCAAAGCATAGCCCAGGGAACGCCTCACTCCTAATCGAGAACCTTGAAATCCCTGACAGCGGACACTACACCTGTCAAGTCATCTGGAGGTCTAAAAATAACAGCTTGATAACAAAGGAGGTGACCACTATGGTTAAAGTTGTCAAAG TTGCAGTGACCAAGCCTGTCATCAGGGCCGGCGAGCTGGGGCTGACAGTCCCGGCAGGAGCCAGGACCAGCCTGACCTGTGTAGCCAGCGGGTCCCCCCCCATCAGCTACCGCTGGTTCAGGAGCGCCCCGGGAGGGAAAgccctgctcctgagcagccagGCCGAGCTGGCGTGGGACAGCGTGCGGCCCTCCGACACCGGGAAGTACTACTGTGAGGCAGAAAACAGGGTCAGGGCCGGGGCTGTGCAGCAGAGCGACACCGTTGAGCTGACAGTGAGAG TCTCTCCCGCAGAGTCCCCAGTCACACAGCAGCCCAGCCCTGAGACCGACAGGCACAGCAGACCCCCACTCACCCCCCAAGGCGATGCACCCCAGCGAGTGCCCACAG GTgccccgcgggccccgccgcccccgcacCTCTACGCTCTGGCGGCCGCGCTGGGCGGTGCCGCGCTCGGGGCGCTCCTGGCCGCGCTGCTGCGCTGGCGGCGGAACAAGGCGG aacctCTCTATGAAGTTGCTTT CCATAGCACTGCAGATGTCACAAGATTGGAGACTGATGTGGAAGTGCCTGTTAAGTGCCTACACAAGGATACAAATTCTAAGACTGAAACATCCAATGACGCTTTCGCCATGAAAGACAACGGCCGTGACAGCATATGCATCAGGAAAAATCCTGA CACTGATCTGCTCTGA
- the LOC143164479 gene encoding uncharacterized protein LOC143164479 isoform X1 has translation MGEVVQIVVFVMAFISCNALLDLSGVHQVKGTWMGSTTLPCTYMPSEGFTQQMLIWSMERDYSTSTIFRRDDSGDHVLLSRFRERVSVPKHSPGNASLLIENLEIPDSGHYTCQVIWRSKNNSLITKEVTTMVKVVKVAVTKPVIRAGELGLTVPAGARTSLTCVASGSPPISYRWFRSAPGGKALLLSSQAELAWDSVRPSDTGKYYCEAENRVRAGAVQQSDTVELTVRVSPAESPVTQQPSPETDRHSRPPLTPQGDAPQRVPTGAPRAPPPPHLYALAAALGGAALGALLAALLRWRRNKAEPLYEVAFHSTADVTRLETDVEVPVKCLHKDTNSKTETSNDAFAMKDNGRDSICIRKNPELWSCLASVSSRSAVLLLLTALKSQDQLKNKKPTCPTLSLRLFLECAFWLLLFASTDLL, from the exons ATGGGAGAAGTTGTGCAGATAGTGGTGTTTGTGATGGCTTTCATCAGCTGCAACG CCCTCCTAGATCTGTCTGGTGTTCACCAGGTAAAGGGCACATGGATGGGATCCACCACTTTACCGTGTACCTACATGCCCTCAGAAGGTTTCACACAGCAAATGCTCATCTGGAGCATGGAGCGAGATTATAGCACCTCTACCATCTTTCGGAGGGATGATTCTGGTGACCATGTCTTGTTGTCTCGGTTCCGAGAGCGGGTCAGTGTGCCAAAGCATAGCCCAGGGAACGCCTCACTCCTAATCGAGAACCTTGAAATCCCTGACAGCGGACACTACACCTGTCAAGTCATCTGGAGGTCTAAAAATAACAGCTTGATAACAAAGGAGGTGACCACTATGGTTAAAGTTGTCAAAG TTGCAGTGACCAAGCCTGTCATCAGGGCCGGCGAGCTGGGGCTGACAGTCCCGGCAGGAGCCAGGACCAGCCTGACCTGTGTAGCCAGCGGGTCCCCCCCCATCAGCTACCGCTGGTTCAGGAGCGCCCCGGGAGGGAAAgccctgctcctgagcagccagGCCGAGCTGGCGTGGGACAGCGTGCGGCCCTCCGACACCGGGAAGTACTACTGTGAGGCAGAAAACAGGGTCAGGGCCGGGGCTGTGCAGCAGAGCGACACCGTTGAGCTGACAGTGAGAG TCTCTCCCGCAGAGTCCCCAGTCACACAGCAGCCCAGCCCTGAGACCGACAGGCACAGCAGACCCCCACTCACCCCCCAAGGCGATGCACCCCAGCGAGTGCCCACAG GTgccccgcgggccccgccgcccccgcacCTCTACGCTCTGGCGGCCGCGCTGGGCGGTGCCGCGCTCGGGGCGCTCCTGGCCGCGCTGCTGCGCTGGCGGCGGAACAAGGCGG aacctCTCTATGAAGTTGCTTT CCATAGCACTGCAGATGTCACAAGATTGGAGACTGATGTGGAAGTGCCTGTTAAGTGCCTACACAAGGATACAAATTCTAAGACTGAAACATCCAATGACGCTTTCGCCATGAAAGACAACGGCCGTGACAGCATATGCATCAGGAAAAATCCTGA GCTTTGGAGCTGTTTGGCCAGTGTGTCTTCTAGATCAGCCGTACTTCTGCTGCTGACTGCTCTAAAATCACAAGATCAGCTTAAAAATAAGAAGCCCACATGCCCTACATTAAGTTTAAGACTCTTCTTGGAATGTGCATTTTGGCTTCTCCTTTTTGCCAG CACTGATCTGCTCTGA